Below is a window of Perca flavescens isolate YP-PL-M2 chromosome 12, PFLA_1.0, whole genome shotgun sequence DNA.
GCTCgacaattaaaataattgttagttgtagTCCTAGTTATTtccacacatacatgcattgCATAGTCTACATGGCCATGTACGTACTAGTACAGTAAGTATGTAGAGAAGTGTtaatattaagctttttttaAGGCTTCACAAAACTGGATTATTTTTTTGCCtacaaattacacaatgtaaatGTATCACGCTCAACCATTTTAGAATGAGATGATTCTGCAACaccacaacatacacacacacacacacacacacacacacacacacacacacacagtcctaaGCATACTATGGTTCTAAGTAAATACAAAGTTAGCTTCTATCATCTACAATGCTAACCATCCATGATGCTAACAGGTTAACGTTATACTATTGGCTGTTTgctagctgacgttagctagcttaaTTGTAGAAAAGTAATAACGTTATCCTGTTTGGCTGGCTACAGACAGAGGGAAAGAAACTGACTCAAAACTTTCATTACACTTTGGTTAGAAGATATTTGCTctcttatttgttatttttctaaCATTACCTGTCGCCCTGCTCAAAAGTAGTTGAAGTTGTAGCCtaacaaaagttatttttcagCCGGCTCAGCAGTGCAGTCCCGCCTCTGCCGAAGTCAGATAGCGGATATCGTTCTTTGTTGGGATTGGATGAGTGAGGAAGGAAGACCCCCGTTTCTAGTAAATTTATAGAGCCAACTTTTAACATCAATGACATAAGTATAATATGCCAGAGTTATTAGATAGTAAGGTACCTGGAAATGTATGCAATTGAGGGAGGGGATAATTCATCACCCACCATTTCGCACAGAAAGTTatttttctgatttaaaaaacacCATTGCTTATTTTACTAGTCATCTAAACCAGGGGTCTTAAACGTGTTTTAAGCCAATTACCcctaaaagagagacagagcagggacccccttctacatatattgtataaaattaagttgcatattaaactgggccttaaaatagcctaaaacctttatacataacttttttgcatagaatattaAGCTTTTAAAATAGCCTAAAACTTGTTGGCAcgattttataaatcagattTTAATGTTGCAACATGTGGCAGAGTGAATCCTTAGCATTACCTGTATCTGGATGGCtatcttagggactaccttacaTATAGGCCAGTAACCgtatcagtggggatttatattttataatgttaGATTTATGTTAAGACTTTCATTTTTGAAATAACTTCAAAAATTAAGACTAATTTGAAGGCCCCCTGCATCGACTGAGGACACCCGGaggggtcccagaccccctgttgaagatccctgatcCAAACAAAACACCAAGGACACCTGTTGTCCTTCTAGGTTTTCGCTCCAATTAAAAAGCTACATCACCTCATAGCTTAATTATGGTTCTTAGTCAGCCAGTAGACATATGGGGTGATGGACTAGATTGCTCAGGATCCGCTGGCAATTTAGAGTCCAACTTATGTTGGACTTGATGATCAACATTTAAGTCACCTTGAAATAAATCCCAAGTCCTTCTTGTATATGAAGGGAGATGTGAACATCTCAACCAAGGATTAGGTTCATTTGACATCAagaaaacagtcatgaaaataagCACATTGAGAATCACACAAACAAGCTTAATCATTTGAGCGGTCGAGTAAAATGTGGTTACATCTTTAATGGCCACATTACAATCTGAAATGCACACTGAAATAAAATCCAAATCAGATTGTAGGAACCACTCTGGAGCCATTCCTGTTGAGAGAACAAAAAGTTTAGTTGGAggttaaatgtatatattgcaAATGCACAATAACTTGCCCACCTCTGATACTTCAGGAATTCACATCAGTAATGATAATTGGCCCAAGGACTGCTTTTTCTAATATTCCATGCTTccctggaaagaaaaaaaacaaacaaaaaaaaaacacagaagttAGTACAGCACAATGAGACCAGTTTGATAAAGCAGAAGTTGTGTAGCTACCTGATGCTATACTCCTCATCCTCCTGGACTTGCAGCTGGATTCACAGCAGTCACAAATATGGCTTAATGCAACGTTGTCCAGCAGCTGCCAACTGAGTTAATGAATAAAAGGGTCATTCAAATTGTTCCATGGACGTCTAATTTAATCCAGAATCCGACATGCTGCAGTTTGTCTGCAGCATCAGAAAACTGCGCCAATGCTGAATAACTCAAGACcttaaatcattaaaaaacaaaaattccaATACATTTACCCATGCTCTTTGACATAGTAGCAGGCCTTCTTTGTGTCATCAAGACCATTGGGATCCCAAGCTACAAGATTGCAGTGGATGAATACCTGTGTCGAGTTGAAGAGTGCAGGTTGCAAGACATGGAAGTTTCCAGTATTTAAAGTCCTGCATCTAAAAAGATGAACATGCATAGTCTATAGAATTGAGACTAGTTTACCTTTTCTCCGGGAGCAAACCTAAAGGCTTGAAGGGATAGGCGGATCTCTGAGGATTTTTGCCTTGGTTTGAACTTGGACCGTGATACCATGCTGTCCGTGAGACATCTGTGTGGTTAAAcaacatttgttttactttcagCGTCTGGACAAAAAGTCAGTGAGTCATGCGTTTTTATTGCCAGTGCAACAGGAGTACCCCTTATTGGCGATTATCGGATATATACTGCTTTCAGGCTGCAGAGCCGGTGTGTAAGCTGCTACGCATTCCTCAAGAAGCAGCAGCATGGGCTGATGGGTCCCCTGCGCCACACTAGCCATGATGGGGATCATTGAGCCCAGAGGAAAGGTAGTACATTCAGCAGAGCCTGAGAAGTCATCTACAGCAGTAAATAGAGGAGAGTCATTAAGTTAAAAAAGGAGTCACTGCGAGAGCTGCCATTTCCAGTGATGTCATGTTTTATACACACCGTTCATGAGTCCTACGTGGAACACAAGATCTCCTAGACCGAAGGTGTTAAACACTGGTTCATAAATCGGAGGATACCAGTCTATGGGCCTGCACAAAATAAAGTAGAGTGAGGTCCTGCTGACATTAAACAGGTGTCTCTGTAGACCATTTACTCACTTTGCACTCAATGTTGTAGTATGAATACCCACCTCTGAAAAGCACAGACAACTGGGTGAGCAAAGGCCAGAAAGCGAGAATCAGGAGAGGAAATGTAGATCAGGTCATTGGTGTACGTCAGCTGATCCCCAGTAACCTACGGAAGACAACGGTCACTAAAGCTGTAAAAATAGTGTACTgagagtttgcaggtatgactGTGCTACTCACCATTCTCCTGAAGTTACAATCATTGATATCCACATTGAAAAGAGCCTCCCTGGCTGAAAAGCTGGTGGGATAACAGTTACCCAGACGAAAGAGAGATAGATCAGCCTGCGATCTGCTCTCTGTCCACACCAGCCTCACAAAATCTAGCATGCAGTCCAGTTTCATGTCTGTAAGGGATAAGAGCACATAATAACTCAAGTTTATAGCCAATTTCAGGTAAAGATGATACATTGTCCTGCATTCTGCCACAATATTATACCTGCATAGACAGACATGGCAGCTGACAAGCTCAAAAGCAGTGCAATTTGCCAAAAGAAAGCCATCACGACTGATCCCTCCTGCTGACACTTAGGGTGCTTTGACTCCTCGTGACTGGGAGACATTAATCAAGAAAACCTCTTTCACCTGATGTGTGTCAACAGGctcaggtgcagcagccatcgAGCTGATTACAGCTTGGAAATCAGCTGTCATTGCATCACACATTAGACCCATTTCATTTTGATATGGTGCAGCTTGATCACCGGCATTGTAACAGATGTCATGTTTGGTGGAAATGTGTCACTTTTCATAATTTACATAAGACATGAAGTGACATTTCACACATACATTTAAACATGTATCATGCTTATATCATTTACATTATATTAGCAAAAAGAATCACAGATGTGCAAGGTGaggaaacaaggtaaccaaacAACCTCGAACTGTTTCTTTGCCACTATCGGTGCAGGCATTGCATACAGGTTGAGTTGTAAACAGTGTGATCGGTGTATTGttgcatgttttctttttactatGTAACCACTTGCCATTACACTCAGGCCTATTGGATTTTAACTATGGCCAGAAAGTAATAAAACCCCATGCTACATTCAATTGCAGGGCATTGTGGTCCAAAAATTTGATTTGTCAGTCAGTGTTTATTACATAAGTTACAACCCTTTCATAAGTTTTAAATCTGATAGATGATCTGTGGCAaggccagactgatctcatgaagtggcacTGGGCAATGCTGCATTAGTGCATTATCAGAATGTATGGCATGATTCACAGCTAGAGCTTGGAACAAATGGAAAGGTATTCAGAAGAAAATTGTCTCTCACTATTCATGATTTAGATCCTGTAAATACATAATCACATGACCTACACTGTATAAAAGATGGGTCTGAGGGCCACATTGTAGTTGAGACAAGTCTTGCCTCCAAAATAATCCAGGTGCTGTACAGCCAGAGAGTTGAGTCAGTCACATTGAAACTTCTAAATTAGTGATGGGAGAAGAGATTAGTTTACAGGCTGTGAGATTTACTAGACTTCAAGAAATTGTGTCACAGGTTACAGCTCAGATATGAAACCATGGCTTTAAAGTCTTGATACTGGCACCATGTACAAAGACAgctttatataaaaataaaaagtagaaTCTCACTGAAGTTTACACCAGGTTTATTTGTACAGAGGGTTTAAGATTTATGAACAATTCAAATTAATCTGCAACAGTTTTAGATCATGTAAAGCTGATGTCTCAGGGTCTTGTAAGTCAGGAGGCTAAGGTCATCTGCTACTGGCCCCTCTGTTGGGATCATAATCTCCATCATCTTGGGCTGGGCCTTCTGTTGAGAACTTTGTTTTCCATATCCGTTTAGTCATGCGTTTAACAAAAACGCTCCGTTTCAGGACATCAAGACCTTAAACCCTAAACGCTCATCACTGCACCTCTGATATGTCACGGACGTTTGAGTCGGACGGCTCAGTTACGATCAGGGGTCCCAACACAGAATTGTGACTAAAGCCGTTGGATTCTGAAAAGGAGATAGATTAGGACTTCATGAGGAAACTgcacaaaatggaaataaacTACCCAAATTGTCAGAAAAGAGATACCCCATTTGACAGCTCTTTTTAAGCGAGGCGTGCAGGTTGAATCACAGCAGCTACAAATTGAGCTCTGAGAAGGGTCATCGAGTAGTTCCCATCTGACAGGAGCAATC
It encodes the following:
- the zp3f.1 gene encoding zona pellucida glycoprotein 3f, tandem duplicate 1, which translates into the protein MSPSHEESKHPKCQQEGSVVMAFFWQIALLLSLSAAMSVYADMKLDCMLDFVRLVWTESRSQADLSLFRLGNCYPTSFSAREALFNVDINDCNFRRMVTGDQLTYTNDLIYISSPDSRFLAFAHPVVCAFQRPIDWYPPIYEPVFNTFGLGDLVFHVGLMNDDFSGSAECTTFPLGSMIPIMASVAQGTHQPMLLLLEECVAAYTPALQPESSIYPIIANKGCLTDSMVSRSKFKPRQKSSEIRLSLQAFRFAPGEKVFIHCNLVAWDPNGLDDTKKACYYVKEHGWQLLDNVALSHICDCCESSCKSRRMRSIASGKHGILEKAVLGPIIITDVNS